One genomic window of Elaeis guineensis isolate ETL-2024a chromosome 2, EG11, whole genome shotgun sequence includes the following:
- the LOC105060557 gene encoding uncharacterized protein, giving the protein MTENRNMLVVVGGEERRRDYRKGNWTLNETMVLIEAKKTDNERRMKRSKETEEKMGGSSSSGRSSEMRWKWVEDYCWRYGCYRSQNQCNDRWDNLMRDFKKVRTYEMSFRVEESDRLSYWKLERHERKERNLPSSLLPEIYEALSEVVERRGVEGAGGSISNMAGERHMGSISASVPPMMQRNRPGTTPQAPGPPLPPAHALLQAQAAGIIDSDDNEHSNSPERKRRREESSSKSNSHKLSSAISKCASILAETFQASEEKEMRRHKDLMRIKERKAKIEQSKAETSVQSMDSLAAAINQLASSILGSVVDKGPAAPK; this is encoded by the exons ATGACTGAAAACAGAAATATGTTGGTGGTGGTtggaggagaagagagaagaagggatTATAGAAAAGGGAACTGGACTCTTAATGAGACTATGGTTTTGATTGAAGCGAAGAAGACTGACAATGAAAGGAGGATGAAAAGGTCAAAAGAGACTGAAGAAAAGATGGGTGGAAGTAGCAGTAGTGGTAGATCATCAGAGATGAGGTGGAAATGGGTGGAAGACTATTGTTGGAGATATGGTTGCTATAGGAGCCAAAACCAGTGCAATGACAGGTGGGATAACCTCATGAGGGACTTCAAGAAGGTGAGAACATATGAGATGAGTTTCAGAGTGGAAGAGAGTGATAGGTTGTCTTATTGGAAGCTTGAGAGGCATGAAAGGAAGGAGAGGAACCTACCTTCCAGTCTCTTGCCCGAGATATATGAGGCTTTGAGTGAGGTAGTGGAGAGACGAGGTGTTGAAGGAGCGGGTGGTAGTATCTCTAACATGGCAGGAGAGAGGCATATGGGAAGCATCTCAGCATCAGTGCCTCCAATGATGCAACGTAACAGGCCAGGCACTACACCACAAGCACCAGGACCACCATTGCCGCCCGCTCATGCACTCCTGCAAGCTCAAGCAGCCGGAATCATAg ATTCTGATGATAATGAGCATTCGAACTCACCTGAAAGGaaaaggagaagagaagaaagcaGCAGCAAGAGCAATTCCCATAAGCTAAGTTCAGCAATCTCCAAATGTGCTTCTATTTTAGCAGAAACATTCCAAGCTAGTGAGGAGAAGGAGATGAGAAGGCATAAGGATCTCATGAGGATAAAGGAGAGAAAGGCCAAGATAGAGCAGTCAAAGGCAGAGACCAGTGTCCAGTCCATGGATAGCCTGGCTGCTGCCATCAACCAGCTAGCCAGTTCAATCCTTGGTTCAGTTGTTGACAAGGGTCCAGCAGCTCCTAAGTAA